The sequence below is a genomic window from Streptomyces sp. V1I1.
ATCGGCTCGATCATGTTCGAGCCGTCCCGGGCCGCGGCCAGCATCTTGTCCAGCGAGGACCGTACGCGCGCGTCGTCACGGCCGGTCTTGCGGTCCGCCAGGACGCGTACCTGCTCGCGCTCGACCTCGTGGCTGACCCGCAGGATCTCCAGGTCGCCGGTGACCGAGCCGTGGTGGACGTTGACGCCGACGACCCGCTTGTCGCCCTTCTCCAGGGACTGCTGGTAGCGGAAGGCCGACTCCGCGATCTCGCCGGTGAACCAGCCGTCCTCGATGCCGCGCAGGATGCCGGAGGTGACCGGGCCGATCGGGTGCTGCCCGTCCGGGTGCGCCCGACGGCCGCGCTCCTTGATCTGGTCGAAGATCTTCTCGGCGTCGGCCTCGATACGGTCGGTGAGCTGCTCGACGAACCAGGAGCCGCCCAGTGGATCGGCGACGTTGGCGACGCCGGTCTCCTCCATCAGCACCTGCTGCGTACGCAGCGCGATCTCCGCGGCCTGCTCGCTGGGCAGGGCGAGGGTCTCGTCCAGGGCGTTGGTGTGCAGGGAGTTGGTGCCGCCGAGGATCGCGGAGAGCGCCTCGACCGCGGTGCGTACGACGTTGTTGTACGGCTGCTGGGCGGTGAGCGAGACACCCGCGGTCTGGGTGTGGAAGCGCAGCCACTGCGCCTTGTCGGTCTTCGCGCCGTACACCTCCTTCATCCAGCGCGCCCAGATCCGGCGTGCCGCGCGGAACTTGGCGATCTCCTCGAAGAAGTCGAGGTGCGCGTCGAAGAAGAAGGACAGGCCGGGCGCGAAGGTGTCCACGTCCAGGCCGCGGCTCAGCCCCAGCTCGACGTAGCCGAAGCCGTCAGCGAGCGTGTACGCGAGCTCCTGCGCGGCCGTCGCGCCCGCCTCGCGGATGTGGTAGCCGGAGACCGAGAGCGGCTTGTACGCGGGGATGCCCTGCGCGCAGTGCTCCATCAGGTCGCCGATCAGACGCAGATGCGGCTCGGGCTGGAAGAGCCACTCCTTCTGCGCGATGTACTCCTTGAAGATGTCGGTCTGCAGTGTGCCGTTGAGCACGGCCGGGTCGACGCCCTGGCGCTCGGCGGCGACCAGGTACATGCAGAAGACCGGGACAGCGGGCCCGGAGATCGTCATGGACGTCGTGACGTCACCGAGCGGGATGTCCTTGAACAGGACCTCCATGTCGGCGGCGGAGTCGATGGCCACGCCGCAGTGGCCGACCTCGCCGAGCGAGCGCGGGTCGTCGGAGTCACGGCCCATCAGGGTCGGCATGTCGAAGGCGACGGAGAGCCCGCCGCCGCCGTTGGCCAGGATCATCTTGTAGCGCTCGTTGGTCTGCTCGGCATTGCCGAAGCCCGCGAACTGGCGGATGGTCCAGGTGCGGCCGCGGTAGCCGGTCGGGTACAGGCCGCGGGTGAAGGGG
It includes:
- a CDS encoding methylmalonyl-CoA mutase — translated: MDADSIEEGRRRWQARYDKARKRDADFSTLSGDPVEPVYGPRPGDTYDGFERIGWPGEYPFTRGLYPTGYRGRTWTIRQFAGFGNAEQTNERYKMILANGGGGLSVAFDMPTLMGRDSDDPRSLGEVGHCGVAIDSAADMEVLFKDIPLGDVTTSMTISGPAVPVFCMYLVAAERQGVDPAVLNGTLQTDIFKEYIAQKEWLFQPEPHLRLIGDLMEHCAQGIPAYKPLSVSGYHIREAGATAAQELAYTLADGFGYVELGLSRGLDVDTFAPGLSFFFDAHLDFFEEIAKFRAARRIWARWMKEVYGAKTDKAQWLRFHTQTAGVSLTAQQPYNNVVRTAVEALSAILGGTNSLHTNALDETLALPSEQAAEIALRTQQVLMEETGVANVADPLGGSWFVEQLTDRIEADAEKIFDQIKERGRRAHPDGQHPIGPVTSGILRGIEDGWFTGEIAESAFRYQQSLEKGDKRVVGVNVHHGSVTGDLEILRVSHEVEREQVRVLADRKTGRDDARVRSSLDKMLAAARDGSNMIEPMLEAVRAEATLGEICDALRDEWGTYTEPPGF